From a region of the Erythrobacter neustonensis genome:
- the hspQ gene encoding heat shock protein HspQ, producing MERAEFFSSQAGRTIVAPRQTLARFGIGDVVRHRIFAFRGVVFDVDPVFANSEEWYQSIPEDIRPERDQPFYHLLAENDDSSYVAYVSQGNLIGDAEGGPVDHPTVRQLFESFKDGRYRMRAALTH from the coding sequence ATGGAACGTGCAGAGTTCTTCTCAAGCCAGGCCGGGCGCACAATCGTCGCGCCGCGCCAGACCCTCGCCCGCTTCGGCATAGGCGATGTCGTGCGCCACCGGATTTTCGCATTCCGCGGGGTCGTGTTCGACGTCGATCCGGTGTTCGCCAATTCGGAAGAATGGTACCAGTCGATCCCGGAAGACATTCGTCCGGAACGCGACCAGCCTTTCTACCATCTCCTCGCGGAAAACGACGATTCGTCCTATGTCGCATATGTCAGTCAGGGCAATCTGATTGGCGATGCCGAAGGCGGGCCGGTCGACCATCCGACCGTTCGCCAGCTGTTCGAGAGCTTCAAGGACGGGCGTTATCGGATGCGTGCGGCACTTACGCATTAA
- a CDS encoding ABC transporter permease encodes MADNATYDPLGNPAPVTESTDADKPGGRFQFAPRGQPVITGINRVGLQALYMKEVRRFLKVQTQTIWAPAFTTLLFLVIFAVALGREGRMVLGVPFATFVAPGLIVMAMMQNAFANSSFSLLGGKIQGTIIDYLMPPLSPGEVMAGILGAAVTRAVLVGLAVSLAMALWPGVTLAAVHPWAIVWFGLMGALMLAIVGLMTSIWAEKFDHNAAITNFVIAPLSLLSGTFYTIENLHGVFQTISRFNPFFYVISGFRYGFLGASDIGDGGHVAIAGLGLAAVNGVLMAGVYMLLRSGWKLKS; translated from the coding sequence ATGGCCGACAACGCAACCTATGACCCGCTTGGCAACCCCGCTCCCGTGACCGAATCGACGGATGCTGACAAGCCCGGCGGGCGCTTCCAATTCGCCCCGCGCGGACAACCCGTGATTACCGGGATCAATCGCGTGGGACTGCAAGCGCTCTATATGAAGGAGGTGCGGCGGTTTCTCAAGGTGCAGACGCAGACGATCTGGGCCCCGGCCTTCACCACGCTGCTGTTTCTGGTGATTTTCGCGGTCGCCTTGGGCCGGGAGGGGCGCATGGTGCTCGGCGTCCCGTTCGCCACCTTCGTTGCGCCCGGGCTGATCGTGATGGCGATGATGCAGAACGCCTTTGCCAATTCGAGCTTCTCGCTGCTTGGCGGCAAGATCCAGGGTACGATCATCGATTACCTGATGCCTCCGCTTTCGCCCGGCGAGGTCATGGCCGGAATTCTCGGAGCGGCCGTCACGCGCGCGGTGCTGGTGGGGCTGGCGGTATCGCTGGCGATGGCCTTGTGGCCGGGTGTAACGCTTGCCGCTGTGCACCCTTGGGCGATCGTCTGGTTCGGGCTGATGGGCGCCCTGATGCTGGCGATCGTCGGTCTGATGACTTCGATCTGGGCGGAAAAGTTCGATCACAACGCCGCGATCACGAACTTCGTCATCGCCCCGCTCTCGCTCCTGTCGGGGACGTTCTACACGATCGAGAACCTCCACGGCGTGTTTCAGACGATCAGCCGGTTCAATCCGTTCTTCTATGTGATCTCGGGCTTCCGATATGGATTTTTGGGCGCAAGCGATATCGGGGACGGGGGCCATGTCGCCATCGCCGGCTTGGGGCTGGCGGCGGTGAACGGCGTTCTGATGGCCGGCGTCTATATGCTGCTTCGCAGCGGCTGGAAGCTCAAGAGCTGA
- a CDS encoding GcrA family cell cycle regulator, producing the protein MSWTDERIATLRKMWEGGATASEIATELGGVSRNAVIGKAHRLGLKARPSPVKANEKKKAAAPAPKKPAAPPPAAPRVAEPAERAAPVQPAERPAPSAAAPVAARAEPAAESAASSQPMPSDNLPKIVSVGPGGFLRQGPGDQQAPIPPAPPRRLVPAKPSPDIAGKTSLLDLSDKVCRWPMGHPGEPDFHFCGNAVNPGFPYCVEHCGRAYQAQLPRGVRRPPPPLPFGGPRVR; encoded by the coding sequence ATGAGCTGGACGGACGAGCGTATCGCAACGCTCAGGAAAATGTGGGAAGGCGGCGCGACTGCCAGCGAGATCGCCACCGAACTGGGCGGTGTCAGCCGCAACGCGGTGATTGGCAAGGCGCATCGCCTTGGCCTCAAGGCGCGCCCTTCCCCCGTCAAGGCGAACGAGAAGAAGAAGGCTGCCGCGCCCGCACCCAAGAAACCGGCGGCACCCCCGCCGGCCGCGCCGCGCGTAGCCGAACCCGCCGAGCGCGCAGCGCCGGTCCAGCCCGCCGAACGCCCGGCACCGAGTGCCGCCGCTCCGGTCGCCGCGCGCGCCGAGCCCGCCGCCGAGAGCGCCGCATCGTCGCAGCCCATGCCATCGGATAACCTGCCCAAGATCGTCTCGGTCGGACCCGGCGGTTTTCTGCGTCAGGGCCCCGGTGATCAGCAGGCCCCGATCCCGCCCGCTCCGCCGCGCCGTCTCGTCCCGGCCAAGCCCAGCCCCGACATTGCCGGCAAGACCAGCCTGCTCGATCTGTCGGACAAGGTGTGTCGCTGGCCGATGGGCCACCCGGGCGAACCCGATTTCCACTTCTGCGGCAACGCGGTGAACCCCGGCTTCCCCTATTGCGTCGAGCATTGCGGGCGTGCCTATCAGGCACAGCTGCCGCGCGGCGTGCGCCGCCCTCCCCCGCCGCTGCCCTTCGGTGGTCCGCGCGTCCGCTGA
- a CDS encoding DUF481 domain-containing protein — translation MVAAHIGKLALATSLLASPVAALAELPEPVRAMIDAAIATGDEAKVRTVTDLARTTNPSEIAEIDAIVARFGAAMAARRTAEAEAKKAALRKARLFDNWGGRGELGGFRATGNSANTGVTAALSLDRQGIDWRHRLTGRIDYQRANGVTTREQYLGRYEPNVNVSDDFYVYALAQYERDRFQGFSDRYAVSGGMGYQALKGKEVQLSLKAGPAYRVTQFVDGREESRIAGLVALDFDWQITDRLKLTQDTNAVAETGGSAVAIIDSRSTSIDLVTGLDAAIARKLKARFSYAVEYDSNPAPGAVQTDTLSRVSLIYDF, via the coding sequence ATGGTCGCCGCGCACATCGGCAAGCTCGCTCTTGCCACCAGCCTGCTGGCTTCACCGGTGGCCGCGCTGGCCGAACTGCCCGAACCGGTGCGCGCGATGATCGATGCCGCGATCGCGACGGGCGACGAGGCCAAGGTTCGCACCGTCACCGATCTGGCGCGCACCACCAACCCTTCCGAAATTGCCGAAATCGATGCCATCGTCGCGCGCTTCGGCGCAGCCATGGCGGCGCGCAGGACAGCCGAGGCCGAGGCCAAGAAGGCGGCTTTGCGCAAAGCCCGTCTGTTCGACAACTGGGGCGGCCGGGGTGAACTCGGCGGCTTCCGGGCGACGGGCAATTCCGCCAATACCGGTGTCACCGCAGCGCTTTCGCTCGACCGGCAGGGGATCGACTGGCGGCACAGGCTGACCGGTCGGATCGATTACCAGCGCGCCAACGGGGTCACCACCCGCGAACAATATCTCGGCCGCTACGAGCCGAACGTCAACGTATCGGACGATTTCTACGTCTATGCGCTGGCGCAATACGAACGCGACCGGTTTCAGGGGTTCAGCGATCGCTATGCCGTGTCGGGCGGGATGGGTTATCAGGCGCTCAAGGGCAAGGAAGTGCAGCTTTCGCTGAAAGCCGGCCCCGCCTATCGCGTAACGCAATTCGTCGATGGCCGCGAAGAAAGCCGGATCGCCGGGCTGGTTGCGCTCGATTTCGACTGGCAGATCACCGACCGCCTCAAGCTGACGCAGGACACCAATGCGGTTGCCGAAACCGGCGGGTCAGCGGTCGCGATCATCGATTCGCGCAGCACTTCGATCGATCTGGTGACGGGCCTGGATGCAGCGATTGCCAGAAAGCTCAAGGCGCGGTTTTCCTATGCGGTCGAATATGACAGCAACCCCGCGCCGGGCGCGGTGCAGACCGACACGCTGAGCCGCGTGTCGCTGATCTACGATTTCTGA
- a CDS encoding spermidine synthase has protein sequence MLQRELIDTTQIEDGVNLELYTHAGHFMIVMGRNELMSTRMRFSEEQLADLTLDRLGKDNARILIGGYGMGFTYRAAAAKLRAKAQIVVAEISEAIIEWAKGPMAQLTGEGLSDPRLDLKICDVAALIDDANDGTCAKFDAILLDVDNGPDGIVRDANNRIYSRTGLAKARDALKPGGILAVWSAGPDAAFRKRLYDTGLDVTEWNVRSRPNNKGAHHIIWFAQKS, from the coding sequence ATGCTGCAGCGCGAACTGATCGACACCACGCAAATCGAGGACGGGGTAAACCTCGAACTCTACACCCATGCCGGTCATTTCATGATCGTGATGGGCCGCAACGAGCTGATGAGCACGAGGATGCGGTTTTCCGAGGAGCAGCTCGCCGATCTCACCCTGGACCGGTTGGGCAAGGACAATGCCCGTATCCTGATCGGTGGCTATGGCATGGGCTTCACCTACCGCGCCGCCGCCGCCAAGCTGCGCGCCAAGGCGCAGATCGTGGTCGCGGAAATTTCCGAGGCGATCATCGAATGGGCCAAGGGGCCGATGGCGCAGCTTACGGGCGAGGGGCTGTCAGACCCGCGGCTCGATCTCAAGATCTGCGATGTCGCCGCCCTGATTGACGATGCGAATGATGGCACCTGCGCCAAGTTCGATGCGATCCTGCTCGATGTCGACAATGGGCCCGACGGGATCGTGCGCGATGCCAACAACCGCATCTATTCGCGCACCGGGCTTGCCAAGGCGCGCGACGCGCTGAAGCCGGGCGGCATCCTTGCGGTCTGGTCGGCGGGACCCGATGCGGCGTTTCGCAAGCGGCTTTACGATACCGGGCTCGATGTCACCGAATGGAACGTGCGCTCGCGCCCCAACAACAAGGGCGCGCATCACATCATCTGGTTTGCGCAGAAGAGCTGA
- the pnp gene encoding polyribonucleotide nucleotidyltransferase: MFDTKTVSLEWGGKTLTLETGRIARQADGAVLATYGETVVLCAVTAAKSVKEGQDFFPLTVHYQEKFSAAGRIPGGFFKRERGATEKETLTSRLIDRPIRPLFPEGFYNEINVICQVLSFDGETEADIVAMIAASAALTISGVPFMGPIGAARVGFVDGEYTLNPKQDKALIDGRLDLVVAATQDAVMMVESEAKELTEEEMLGAVMFAHNEIRNVIGAIIDLAEKAAKDPWDVDTSDNTADMKAKLKDLIGGDIAAAYKLTDKSARSNALNEARAKAKAAFAEEGGQTQMVAGKLMKKLEAEIVRTAILKDGQRIDGRKLDQVRPIEAIVGFLPRTHGSSLFTRGETQAICTTTLGTKDSEQMIDGLEGLSYSSFMLHYNFPPYSVGEVGRFGAPGRREVGHGKLAWRALNPVLPSKEDFPYTIRVLSDITESNGSSSMATVCGGCLSMMDAGVPVKAPVSGIAMGLILEGDEFAVLSDILGDEDHLGDMDFKVAGTEAGITTMQMDIKVAGITQEIMAKALEQAKAGRQHILGEMAKALTGARTEVSKHAPRIETIQIDKSKIRDVIGTGGKVIREIVAETGAKVDIDDEGVIKISSSNLDEIEAAKKWILGIVEEAEVGKIYNGKVVNIVDFGAFVNFMGGKDGLVHVSEMKNERVEKPTDVVSEGMEVKVKVLEIDQRGKVRLSMRVVDQETGEELEDTRPAREPREPRGDRGDRGDRRGPRGGGDRGRGGDRGGRGGDRGGDRGPRESGGPAGLPDFLKD, encoded by the coding sequence ATGTTCGACACGAAAACCGTATCGCTGGAATGGGGCGGCAAGACCCTCACTCTGGAAACCGGGCGCATTGCCCGTCAGGCCGATGGTGCCGTCCTCGCGACCTATGGCGAAACCGTGGTGCTGTGCGCCGTGACCGCTGCCAAGTCGGTCAAGGAAGGGCAGGATTTCTTCCCGCTCACCGTCCACTATCAGGAAAAGTTCTCGGCCGCCGGGCGCATCCCGGGCGGCTTCTTCAAGCGTGAACGCGGCGCGACCGAAAAGGAAACGCTCACCAGCCGTCTGATCGACCGTCCGATCCGCCCGCTGTTCCCCGAAGGCTTCTACAACGAAATCAACGTTATCTGCCAGGTTCTGTCGTTCGACGGCGAAACCGAAGCCGATATCGTGGCGATGATCGCCGCTTCGGCTGCGCTGACGATTTCGGGCGTGCCCTTCATGGGCCCGATCGGCGCCGCGCGCGTCGGCTTCGTTGACGGCGAATACACGCTGAACCCGAAGCAGGACAAGGCGCTCATCGACGGCCGCCTCGACCTCGTCGTCGCCGCCACGCAGGATGCGGTGATGATGGTCGAATCCGAGGCCAAGGAACTCACCGAGGAAGAAATGCTCGGTGCGGTGATGTTCGCCCACAACGAGATCCGCAATGTCATCGGCGCGATCATCGATCTGGCCGAGAAGGCCGCCAAGGACCCGTGGGATGTCGACACCAGCGACAACACCGCGGACATGAAGGCCAAGCTCAAGGACCTGATCGGCGGCGATATTGCCGCTGCCTACAAGCTCACTGACAAGTCGGCCCGCTCGAACGCGCTCAACGAAGCGCGCGCCAAGGCCAAGGCAGCCTTCGCTGAAGAAGGCGGTCAGACCCAGATGGTCGCTGGCAAGCTGATGAAGAAGCTCGAAGCCGAAATCGTGCGCACCGCGATCCTCAAGGATGGCCAGCGCATCGACGGCCGCAAGCTCGATCAGGTTCGCCCGATCGAAGCGATCGTCGGCTTCCTGCCGCGCACGCATGGCTCGTCACTGTTCACCCGCGGCGAAACCCAGGCGATCTGCACCACCACCTTGGGCACCAAGGACAGCGAGCAGATGATCGACGGTCTGGAAGGCCTGAGCTATTCGAGCTTCATGCTGCACTACAACTTCCCGCCCTATTCGGTCGGTGAAGTGGGCCGCTTCGGCGCGCCGGGTCGCCGCGAAGTGGGTCACGGCAAGCTCGCCTGGCGCGCGCTGAACCCCGTGCTGCCGAGCAAGGAAGACTTCCCCTACACGATCCGCGTCTTGTCGGACATCACCGAATCGAACGGCTCGTCCTCGATGGCGACCGTTTGCGGCGGCTGCTTGTCGATGATGGATGCAGGCGTTCCGGTGAAGGCGCCGGTGTCGGGCATCGCGATGGGCCTGATCCTCGAAGGTGACGAATTCGCCGTCCTTTCGGACATTCTGGGCGATGAAGACCACCTCGGCGACATGGACTTCAAGGTCGCCGGGACCGAGGCTGGCATCACCACGATGCAGATGGACATCAAGGTTGCCGGCATCACGCAGGAAATCATGGCCAAGGCGCTCGAGCAGGCGAAGGCCGGCCGTCAGCACATCCTTGGCGAGATGGCCAAGGCGCTGACCGGTGCGCGCACCGAAGTGTCGAAGCACGCCCCGCGCATCGAGACGATCCAGATCGACAAGTCGAAGATCCGCGATGTCATCGGCACCGGTGGCAAGGTGATCCGCGAGATCGTCGCCGAAACCGGCGCCAAGGTCGACATCGACGATGAAGGCGTGATCAAGATCTCGTCCTCGAATCTTGACGAGATCGAAGCGGCGAAGAAGTGGATCCTCGGCATCGTCGAGGAAGCCGAAGTCGGCAAAATCTATAACGGCAAGGTCGTCAACATCGTCGACTTCGGCGCTTTCGTGAACTTCATGGGTGGCAAGGACGGTCTCGTCCACGTCAGCGAAATGAAGAACGAGCGCGTCGAGAAGCCCACCGATGTCGTGTCGGAAGGCATGGAAGTGAAGGTCAAGGTGCTCGAGATCGACCAGCGCGGCAAGGTCCGTCTGTCGATGCGCGTCGTCGATCAGGAAACCGGCGAAGAACTGGAAGACACCCGCCCGGCACGTGAACCGCGTGAACCGCGCGGCGACCGTGGTGATCGCGGTGATCGTCGCGGCCCCCGCGGCGGCGGCGACCGTGGTCGCGGCGGTGACCGCGGCGGACGCGGCGGTGATCGGGGCGGCGACCGTGGCCCGCGCGAAAGCGGCGGTCCGGCCGGTCTTCCCGACTTCCTGAAGGACTGA
- the rpsO gene encoding 30S ribosomal protein S15 — translation MSVTAEKKQEIISDNARDPKDTGSPEVQVAILTQRIRNLTEHFKDHHKDNHSRRGLLMMVNKRRTLLAYLKKKDVERYNALIQKLGLRK, via the coding sequence ATGTCGGTGACCGCCGAAAAGAAGCAGGAAATCATTTCCGACAACGCCCGTGATCCCAAGGACACCGGCAGCCCCGAAGTGCAGGTTGCGATCCTCACGCAGCGCATCCGCAACCTGACCGAGCACTTCAAGGATCACCACAAGGACAACCACTCGCGTCGTGGCCTTCTGATGATGGTGAACAAGCGTCGCACGCTGCTCGCCTATCTCAAGAAGAAGGACGTCGAGCGTTACAACGCCCTGATCCAGAAGCTGGGTCTGCGTAAGTAA